The DNA region TGGCGGCGTTAAAGAAAATTACAATCGAGCAGCTGTTACAGGAGCAGTGGATTTTAAGAGAAAAAGGGTCTGGTACTCGCGCAACTTTTGATCGCGCTTTTCAGAACAATCATGCAAAATTACATATTAGGCTAGAATTAGAGCATACAGAGGCGATTAAGCGCGCAGTTGAGTCTGGGCTTGGTATCGGGTGTATATCGCGTTTGGCACTTAAAGATGCCTTTCGGCGCGGTAGTTTAGTGCCGCTGGCTACGCCTTCCCTAAATTTAGGCAGATATTTCTATTTTCTTTGGCATAAGCAGAAGTATCAGACAACCGGTATGCGTGAATTTATCGCTTTATGTAAAGCAATGGTAGTAGGCGCCACGCGCAGTGACCAAGTTAACTTGCCAGAAATACCTTAAAGGACGGTCTTTAAAATGACAGATGTGCAACGTGATGTGATGAATTATGATGTGTTGATTGTGGGCGCTGGACCGTCTGGTTTGGCTGCTGCCATTAAACTTAAGCAGCTAGCTAATGACCAAGGTAAGGACGTCAGTGTATGTGTGCTTGAAAAAGCCGCAGAGGTAGGCGCACACATTTTGTCGGGCGCGGTGATAGACCCGATTGCCTTGAATGAGCTTATTCCGGATTGGCAAGCACAAGGTGCACCGCTCAAGACTAATGTGAGTGACGATGAGTTCTTGATTTTAGGGCAAGCTAAATCTTGGTCAATTCCACATTGGTTGATGCCGCCTTTGATGAGTAATCAAGGTAACTATATCGCGAGCCTAGGGGATGTTTGCCGTTGGCTAGGTGAGCAGGCTGAGGGCTTGGGCGTTGAAATCTATGCTGGTTTTTCTGCACAAGAGATGCTTTATGATGAGCAGCAGAGAGTGGTGGGTGTCATCACGGGTGATATGGGGCGTGATGCGCAAGGTGCGGAAGCCGCACAGTTCACACAGGGCATTGAAATTAGAGCGCAATATACATTGGTGGCAGAAGGTACGCGTGGTTCATTAACACGAGCGTTGGAAAGCAAGTTTGACCTGCGTAAACAATCTTCACCGCAGAAATATGGTTTGGGTTTCAAAGAAGTGTGGCGCGTACCGGCTGAGCAGCACAAAGTGGGCTTGGTGCAACATAGCATTGGATGGCCATTGACTGCGGATACTGGCGGCGGCTCCTTTATTTATCATTATGGTGAGCAATTGGTTTCTATCGGGTTTGTGGTGCATTTAGATTATGCCAACCCGCACCTTTCTCCTTTTGATGAGTTCCAGCGTTTCAAGACGCATCCACAGATTAAAACCTTACTCAAAGGCGCTAAGCGTCTAAGTTATGGCGCAAGAGCCATTAGTGAGGGTGGCTTACAGTCTTTACCTGAGCTAGTGTTTCCTGGCGGTGCACTGATTGGTTGCAGTGCAGGTATGGTCAATGTGCCGCGTATCAAGGGTAGCCATAATGCGATGAAATCTGGCATGTTGGCGGCTGAGGCTGTGTTTCAGGCATTAACGCAGGCAAGTGCGCAAGCTACACCATTATTGCAAAGCTATGCTGATGCGCTAAAGAACTCATGGGTTTGGAACGATTTAGACGCTGTGCGCAATGTGAAGCCATTGCTATCAAGGTTTGGCAGCTGGGGTGGCACACTGTTAGGTGGTATTGAAATGTGGCTAAGCGCTTTTCATGTTCGCTTACCATGGACTTTGGTACATCAGAAAGCTGACCATGATTGCACAAAACCAGCATCGGAAATGCCAGTAATCGACTATCCCAAACCAGATGGTATTTATAGCTTTGACCGACTCAATTCAATTAGCCTAAGCAATATTGCACATGATGCAAATCAGCCTTGCCATTTGACGCTGTTAGACAAAAACGTACCTATCAGTATTAATTTAGCAAACTTTGATGCGCCTGAGCAGCGTTATTGCCCGGCTGGCGTATATGAAATTGTTAAGCAGCACGATGCGAGCTATTTGCACATCAATGCTCAAAACTGCATTCACTGCAAAACATGCGATATTAAAGACCCAACTCAGAATATTGTTTGGGTACCGCCAGAGGGTGGAAGTGGCCCAACTTATGTGGGTATGTAGTGTGGGTATGTAGAATTGCGTAGGCATGTAGCACTTCACTGAAGCTGTCGTTTATCAATGAAAAAGCCGCTGTACTTAAAATACAGCGGCTTTTTATCACAGGCTAACCTTAATCCTTGAGATTAGCCTTAGCAATTAAGCAAGATCGAAACGGTCAAGGTTCATGACTTTGTTCCAGGCTTGCACAAAGTCACGCAAGAACGTTTGTTGTGCATCGGCCGCAGCATAGACCTCAGCAATGGCTCGGAGCTGAGAGTTTGAGCCGAAAACTAAATCGACCACTGTTCCGGTCCATTTGAGTTCGTTCGTTACTCGGTCGCGCCCCTCAAGCACATTTTCAGATGCATGAGATTTCTGCCACTTTGTTTTCATCTCCAACAGATTCATAAAGAAATCATTGCTCAATGCTTCTGGTCTGTTAGTTAATACGCCATGCTTGGATTTTCCGTGGTTTGCATTCAGCACACGCAAGCCCCCAATTAAAACAGTCATTTCAGGCGCTGTTAGCGTGAGTAATTGCGCTTTATCTAGCAATAACTCAGCACTTGCTTCTTTAACGCTACCTTTAATGTAGTTGCGGAAACCATCAGCAACAGGCTCAAGCACAGCAAATGAATCAGTGTCGGTTTGTGCTTGGCTTGCATCAGTGCGACCAGGCGTGAATGGCACATTTACTTCTTGACCTGCTTTTTTAGCCGCAGCTTCAATAGCAGCACAACCACCAAGTACAATCAGATCTGCAATAGAAACTTTTTTTCCATCTTTTTGTGCATCATTAAAGTCTTTCTGGATCGCTTCCAATGTCTGAATGACTACCGCGAGTTCTGTTGGCTGGTTTACTTCCCAGTCCTTTTGCGGTGCTAGGCGAATCCGGGCACCATTTGCACCACCACGTTTATCAGACCCGCGGAATGTCGATGCAGAGGCCCATGCAGTAGACACCAATTGAGAGACTGATAAGCCAGAAGCCATGATTTTTGCTTTTAACGCGGCAATGTCTTGCGCATTAATTAATGGATGATTGACTGCTGGTACAGGGTCCTGCCAAATAAGTGCCTCTGTTGGTACTAACGGGCCAAGGTAACGCGATACAGGGCCCATATCACGGTGCGTTAATTTAAACCACGCTCTAGCAAATGCATCAGCGAATGCTTGCGGATTTTCAAAGAAATGGCGAGATATTCGCTCATAAGACGGGTCCATTCTCATTGCCAAATCTGCAGTGGTCATGATGGGGGCGTGGCGTTTAGTTGGGTCGTGTGCATCTGGCACAGTGCCTGACGCAGATGCCTCTTTAGGCGTCCATTGGTGGGCACCAGCAGGGCTCTTAGTTAGCTGCCACTCATAGCCGAACAGATTCTCAAAATAATTGTTATCCCATTGGATTGGATTATTGGTCCATGCACCCTCTATGCCACTGGTGATGGCATGAACGCCTTTGCCGCTACCAAAACTATTTTTCCATCCAAACCCTTGCTCTTCGATATCTGCGGCCTCTGGTTCACGACCAACATGACTAGCATCACCAGCACCGTGACATTTACCAAAAGTATGTCCGCCAGCAACAAGCGCTACCGTTTCTTCATCATTCATCGCCATCCGTGCAAACGTTTCACGAATGTCGCGTGCAGAAGCGATTGGATCAGGATTGCCGTTCGGGCCTTCTGGGTTCACATAAATCAAGCCCATCTGGACAGCGCCTAGCGGATTATCTAGCTCACGATCGCCTTTGTAGCGCTCGTCGCCTAGCCATGTCGTTTCCGGACCCCAGTAGATATCTTCCTCAGGTTCCCAGATGTCCGGACGTCCTCCAGCAAAGCCAAAGGTCTTGAGTCCCATTGAATCTAAGGCAACGTTACCTGCAAGAATCATTAAGTCAGCCCAAGAAAGCTTGCGTCCGTACTTTTGTTTAATTGGCCAAAGTAGACGACGTGCTTTATCTAGGTTGCCATTGTCTGGCCAGCTATTGAGTGGTGCAAATCTTTGTGAGCCAGAACCAGCACCGCCACGACCGTCATGAATACGGTAAGTACCAGCGCCGTGCCATGCCATACGGATAAAGAACGGTCCATAATGACCATAGTCTGCAGGCCACCAATCCTGAGAGTCTGTCATCAGGGCGTGGAGGTCTTTGATGACGGCATCAAGATCTAGGCTTTTGAATGCTTCGGCATAATTGAACGCTTGACCCATAGGGTCTGATTTAGAAGAGTGCTGATGTAGTATTCTGAGATTTAATTGTTCTGGCCACCACTGACTATTGTTCGCACTTCCAGCGACTGTTGGTTTGGTTGCATTGCCCGAGAATGGGCATTTTGATTCAGCTGTCATTGTGTTCTCCTTTAATTGTTATAACTTTATGGACCTGTTTCAATATCTCCTCTGGCTGTCAGCCAATAAAGGGTTGATATTAAAAACTACTCACGGTCGTATGAAAATCAGGCGCATGCCACACTCGTTATTGGCTTAATGCGTATTGCGCAAATAACTCAATAAAGATTTCTTGCAACTCGTATAAATAGTTTTTCATTTCGGTCTCCATTCAGGTTGCTACTTCAGAATATTGGAAAAACAATTTAGTGTAGCAAGTCAGACCAGTGTATAGCGCGATTATTGATTTGTATAATTGAATGTTCAAATTTTATTGATATGCTAAACTTATCGATAATCAGTATTAGGATGACAAAAATGACATTAAGTGAGCTGCGTTTTGTGGTTGCTGTCGCAAAAGAGCGTAACTTCAGGCGTGCTGCTGAAAAGTGTTACGTCAGCCAGCCGGCATTGAGTTTGGCGATTAAAAAGCTAGAAGAGGACTTGGGCGTACAAATCTTTGAGCGTAGTAGATCTGATATTAATCCAACCCCTATTGGCGAAAAAATCATTGAGCAGGCGATTAAGGCAATAGAAGAGGTGAATTATATTCGGGAGCTTGCCAAGCAAGGTAACAACCAGTTAAGTGGTTCTTTCCGCTTGGGACTGATTTATTCTGTAGGGCCATACTTGCTACCAGAGATTATTCCAATCTTGCGCCAGAGTGCGCCTGATATGCCATTGGATATTGAAGAAAATTTAACGACACAATTAGAAACCCAACTTAAAAATGGTGTGATTGATGCGGCTGTGGTCGCACTACCTTTTGATGTGGCAGGCATTAATACTTTACCTTTATATGATGAGAAGTATGTGGTCATGGTGCCTGTTGGCCACCATTGGGCAAATCGTACATCAGTCAGTGCCGATGAACTTGCTGATGAAAATGTCTTGTTATTAAATAGCGGGCATTGTTATAGCCATCAAGTATTGCAGGCTTGTCCAGATTTATCCAGAAAAGGTCAGGTATTGCAAGGTAACTCACTGGAAACCATACGTAATATGGTGGCGTCTAATCTAGGTATCACAGTCTTACCGAGCAGTGCTGCTACTGATCGCTATTTAAATCCTTTGGTTAGGGTTATCCCGTTTTTAGCGCCAGTCCCTGTGCGTAGGGTGGCGCTTGCTTGGCGTAAAAGTTATGCAAGAGAGCTTGCTGTGGTGTGTGTGGCAGATGCGATTAAGGCGATTGCCTCGGATTGTCTGGAGATGATTGATTAGCAATATCGGCAGTGTATTTTAAAAAACTAGCTAGTAAGTCACGTAAAGCCGATATCCTGCAACACTGACATCCTGTGTGGTAATGGCAAGCTTCACTTTGATTTCTTTACCCGCACTAAACCCGGCTGCGATGTCTGTGTTCGGTGGTAAATACTCTGCCGGTTTAAATATACGTCTTAAAACAGCGCTGTCGCTCGTATCCGTCAGCGTTAGTTCTATATTTGGGTAGGCTTGTACAAAGCCAGCCTTGTTAAAGAGGCTGCTACTAAGGTGCATTACCCCTGTATGTTCAAGGTCTTCCTGCATATCTGAGTCGTCAATCACAATCCACTCAATCTGCTTGGGCAGCTCTATGCTGCACTTTAGGTGCTGGCATGCTTGCACTAGTTGCGGTTTGAGATTGGGGTAATAAATAGCGATGGTATTGCGTAAGAAATAGGCGCTTTGCCCAGCTGCGGCTAACACTAATAGCAGTGTGCCTAGCAAACAAAGCCAGCGGTGGCTTGTACTTTGCTTGCCATCTCGTTTTGCGTGTTTGGCTAGGTCATTAAAATCGTTAGATGGATGATGGGCGAAATTTAGTTTGCCAGCGTCGTGAGGTGGGTGTTCCGCTATGCTACTTGGGTCATGCGGTAGTTCAGCAAGTGCGCCGGTGTGCGCTGTGGTCGCTACGGTTTGCTCATTAGCTGGCGTAGCGTGACTCTCTGCTGATGCTGCGCTCGATTGAGCGGCCGCTGATGCGGCAGACTCTGGCTTAGGCTCTGGGCTATGCGTGCTTGGCGCAGCCTCTTCAAAACTCAGGTCAATTGTCGGCCAGCTAGATGGTGCATCGCTATTGGCAGGTGTTAATGTATCTGTGGCTACTTCCACAGCGCTAGGTGCTGGTGTTTCTGGGGTAGGGGTACTTGTAGGGACAAATTGCTCTTTGGCATTAAACACCTGCAGACATTGCCCGCAGCGTACTAAGCCATCATGCTGCTTGAGCTGATCTTCACTAACAAAGAATTGAGTTTGGCAGTTTGGGCAATGGGTTATGTCGCGCATTTTTTCGTGCCTGTGAGCAACACCCAAGCATCCATATGCTGTGGTGTGCCCATATCAAACCATTCAGAGTAAATGGCAGAAACAGCGGATTCTTGTTCACGTAAAATACCGGAAAGTGCAATCTTCCCACCGGCCTTGCAAGACTTCGCTAACGCTGGCGCCAGTACGCTCAGGGCGCTAGATAAAATATTGGCAACCACAATATCAAACTCTTTAGATTGATATTGGTTCGCATCGTAGAACTCAGCTTGTACTTGGTTTTGCTCAGCGTTGTATAGGCTAGATTGAATGGCTTGTGTGTCGATATCCGTACCCACCACTTCATTTGCCCCTAGCTTTTTAGCGGCAATTGCTAAAATACCAGATCCACAACCATAGTCGAGCACAGAGTTTCCTGTGTTCACAGTTTGGGCCAGCCAGCCTAAGCATAAGTGCGTGGTTGGGTGGCTTCCAGTGCCAAAGGCTAGGCCAGGGTCTAGCACGATATTGATTGCCTCTGGATTTGGCGATACATGCCACGTAGGCACAATCCACAGGTTTTCTGTAATCTTGATTGGGTCGAATTGCGACTGGGTTGCGCGCACCCAGTCTTGTTCTTGAATTGTTTCGGTGGTGTAGTTAAGTTGATTTAGCTTGGCGATTTGTTCTAGCGCTTGAATCACTGCAGTGACATCAACGCCTTCATCAAACAAAGCACTCACCAGATTTTGCTGCCAAATGCCTGGGGGCGGGTCGCCCGGCTCACCAAAAATCGGCTGTTCATCAATGGTCTCAGCATTTGCATCTTCAATAATGGCTGACAGTGCGCCTAGCTCCATGAGTGTATCGCTAATTAAATCAGCATTATTATCCTGTGCTTCAATTTTTAATGATACCCACGCCATACTCAACCTATCTAATGCTTAATCTATTTAAACTACTATATGCAAATACGCGTGTACCGCTTGTGCGGCAACGCGTATTTTCAGTGTTGCTTCAGAAATAACAATTATTTGTTATAAATACCAAGCTTTTGTTCTAGGTAGTGAATACTTGTACCACCTAAATGAAAAGCTGCATCTGCCATTAAATCAGCATGTAATGCAATGTTGGTGCTAATACCTTCAATCATCATTTCAGACAATGCAATGCGCATCCGTGCAATGGCTTGGTCTCGTGTATCACCGTAAGTAATTAACTTGCCAATCATTGAGTCGTAATGCGGTGGCACCGTGTAGCCTGCATACGCGTGCGTATCGATACGAACACCAGGGCCGCCAGGCATATGGAATTTAGTGATTTTGCCTGGAGAAGGTACAAAATTGTAAGGATCTTCTGCATTTAAACGACATTCAATCGCATGTCCGTGTAATTGAATATCTTTTTGACGGAATTTTAGTTTTTCGCCAGCCGCTACAAAAATCTGTTGTTGCACCAAATCAATACCAGTGATCATTTCTGTCACAGTATGTTCTACCTGCAAACGTGTGTTCATTTCAATGAAATAGAACTCACCATTTTCATATAAGAATTCAAAAGTACCTGCACCGCGATATTTGATTTTACGGCAGGCTTCAGCACAGCGTTCGCCAATTTTGTCGCGTAAGCGTGCATTCAGTAATGGCGCTGGCGCTTCTTCTAGAATTTTTTGATGACGACGCTGCATAGAGCAATCGCGCTCACCCAAGAAGACTGCATTGCCATGTTGGTCAGCTAACACTTGGATTTCAATATGGCGTGGTTTCTCAAGGTATTTTTCCATGTAAACCATCGGGTTGCTAAATGCTGCTTGTGCTTCAGCCTTGGTCATATTCACTGAAGTCAGTAATGCCGCTTCGGTATGCACTACGCGCATCCCACGACCACCGCCACCGCCAGCTGCTTTAATAATCACTGGATAGCCAATTTGTTTAGCGATTTTAATGATTTCGCTAGGGTCGTCTGGCAGTGCGCCTTCTGAACCAGGTACGCAAGGTACGCCAGCTTTACGCATTGCATCTTTCGCCGATACTTTATCACCCATCAGGCGGATAGTTTCAGCGCGTGGGCCAATAAATACAAAGCCGCTTTGCTCTACGCGTTCTGCAAAGTCCGCATTTTCTGATAAGAAGCCATAACCAGGGTGAATCGCCTGTGCGTCAGTGACTTCAGCAGCGCTGATGACTGCAGGAACATTTAAGTAGCTTTGGCCAGAGGGTGCTGGGCCGATACAGACTGACTCATCCGCTAATTTTACATATTTAGCTTCACGGTCAGCTTCGGAGTGCACGGCTACCGTTCTGATGCCGAGTTCGCGACATGCGCGTTGTACGCGTAACGCGATTTCGCCGCGATTGGCGATTAAAATTTTGTCAAACATTGCCATGAAAGTGAGATCCTAGTATTTAGGCCTTAGTAATTGATATCTTAAGTATTGATATAAGACCTAATTAATTAAGCAGTAATTTAATAAGCTAAAACGACTTAGCCGATAATAAACAGTGGTTCACCATATTCAATGGCTTGGCCGTTATCAACTAAGATTTTTTTGATGACGCCAGCTTTATCT from Methylotenera sp. L2L1 includes:
- a CDS encoding electron transfer flavoprotein-ubiquinone oxidoreductase, which codes for MTDVQRDVMNYDVLIVGAGPSGLAAAIKLKQLANDQGKDVSVCVLEKAAEVGAHILSGAVIDPIALNELIPDWQAQGAPLKTNVSDDEFLILGQAKSWSIPHWLMPPLMSNQGNYIASLGDVCRWLGEQAEGLGVEIYAGFSAQEMLYDEQQRVVGVITGDMGRDAQGAEAAQFTQGIEIRAQYTLVAEGTRGSLTRALESKFDLRKQSSPQKYGLGFKEVWRVPAEQHKVGLVQHSIGWPLTADTGGGSFIYHYGEQLVSIGFVVHLDYANPHLSPFDEFQRFKTHPQIKTLLKGAKRLSYGARAISEGGLQSLPELVFPGGALIGCSAGMVNVPRIKGSHNAMKSGMLAAEAVFQALTQASAQATPLLQSYADALKNSWVWNDLDAVRNVKPLLSRFGSWGGTLLGGIEMWLSAFHVRLPWTLVHQKADHDCTKPASEMPVIDYPKPDGIYSFDRLNSISLSNIAHDANQPCHLTLLDKNVPISINLANFDAPEQRYCPAGVYEIVKQHDASYLHINAQNCIHCKTCDIKDPTQNIVWVPPEGGSGPTYVGM
- the katG gene encoding catalase/peroxidase HPI; the encoded protein is MTAESKCPFSGNATKPTVAGSANNSQWWPEQLNLRILHQHSSKSDPMGQAFNYAEAFKSLDLDAVIKDLHALMTDSQDWWPADYGHYGPFFIRMAWHGAGTYRIHDGRGGAGSGSQRFAPLNSWPDNGNLDKARRLLWPIKQKYGRKLSWADLMILAGNVALDSMGLKTFGFAGGRPDIWEPEEDIYWGPETTWLGDERYKGDRELDNPLGAVQMGLIYVNPEGPNGNPDPIASARDIRETFARMAMNDEETVALVAGGHTFGKCHGAGDASHVGREPEAADIEEQGFGWKNSFGSGKGVHAITSGIEGAWTNNPIQWDNNYFENLFGYEWQLTKSPAGAHQWTPKEASASGTVPDAHDPTKRHAPIMTTADLAMRMDPSYERISRHFFENPQAFADAFARAWFKLTHRDMGPVSRYLGPLVPTEALIWQDPVPAVNHPLINAQDIAALKAKIMASGLSVSQLVSTAWASASTFRGSDKRGGANGARIRLAPQKDWEVNQPTELAVVIQTLEAIQKDFNDAQKDGKKVSIADLIVLGGCAAIEAAAKKAGQEVNVPFTPGRTDASQAQTDTDSFAVLEPVADGFRNYIKGSVKEASAELLLDKAQLLTLTAPEMTVLIGGLRVLNANHGKSKHGVLTNRPEALSNDFFMNLLEMKTKWQKSHASENVLEGRDRVTNELKWTGTVVDLVFGSNSQLRAIAEVYAAADAQQTFLRDFVQAWNKVMNLDRFDLA
- a CDS encoding LysR substrate-binding domain-containing protein: MTLSELRFVVAVAKERNFRRAAEKCYVSQPALSLAIKKLEEDLGVQIFERSRSDINPTPIGEKIIEQAIKAIEEVNYIRELAKQGNNQLSGSFRLGLIYSVGPYLLPEIIPILRQSAPDMPLDIEENLTTQLETQLKNGVIDAAVVALPFDVAGINTLPLYDEKYVVMVPVGHHWANRTSVSADELADENVLLLNSGHCYSHQVLQACPDLSRKGQVLQGNSLETIRNMVASNLGITVLPSSAATDRYLNPLVRVIPFLAPVPVRRVALAWRKSYARELAVVCVADAIKAIASDCLEMID
- a CDS encoding DUF3426 domain-containing protein; translation: MRDITHCPNCQTQFFVSEDQLKQHDGLVRCGQCLQVFNAKEQFVPTSTPTPETPAPSAVEVATDTLTPANSDAPSSWPTIDLSFEEAAPSTHSPEPKPESAASAAAQSSAASAESHATPANEQTVATTAHTGALAELPHDPSSIAEHPPHDAGKLNFAHHPSNDFNDLAKHAKRDGKQSTSHRWLCLLGTLLLVLAAAGQSAYFLRNTIAIYYPNLKPQLVQACQHLKCSIELPKQIEWIVIDDSDMQEDLEHTGVMHLSSSLFNKAGFVQAYPNIELTLTDTSDSAVLRRIFKPAEYLPPNTDIAAGFSAGKEIKVKLAITTQDVSVAGYRLYVTY
- the prmA gene encoding 50S ribosomal protein L11 methyltransferase encodes the protein MAWVSLKIEAQDNNADLISDTLMELGALSAIIEDANAETIDEQPIFGEPGDPPPGIWQQNLVSALFDEGVDVTAVIQALEQIAKLNQLNYTTETIQEQDWVRATQSQFDPIKITENLWIVPTWHVSPNPEAINIVLDPGLAFGTGSHPTTHLCLGWLAQTVNTGNSVLDYGCGSGILAIAAKKLGANEVVGTDIDTQAIQSSLYNAEQNQVQAEFYDANQYQSKEFDIVVANILSSALSVLAPALAKSCKAGGKIALSGILREQESAVSAIYSEWFDMGTPQHMDAWVLLTGTKKCAT
- the accC gene encoding acetyl-CoA carboxylase biotin carboxylase subunit, producing the protein MFDKILIANRGEIALRVQRACRELGIRTVAVHSEADREAKYVKLADESVCIGPAPSGQSYLNVPAVISAAEVTDAQAIHPGYGFLSENADFAERVEQSGFVFIGPRAETIRLMGDKVSAKDAMRKAGVPCVPGSEGALPDDPSEIIKIAKQIGYPVIIKAAGGGGGRGMRVVHTEAALLTSVNMTKAEAQAAFSNPMVYMEKYLEKPRHIEIQVLADQHGNAVFLGERDCSMQRRHQKILEEAPAPLLNARLRDKIGERCAEACRKIKYRGAGTFEFLYENGEFYFIEMNTRLQVEHTVTEMITGIDLVQQQIFVAAGEKLKFRQKDIQLHGHAIECRLNAEDPYNFVPSPGKITKFHMPGGPGVRIDTHAYAGYTVPPHYDSMIGKLITYGDTRDQAIARMRIALSEMMIEGISTNIALHADLMADAAFHLGGTSIHYLEQKLGIYNK